The DNA region TTTTTTCACGTGATATGATTTTCAGCATAGAAAAACAAGAGTAATCTATGGATAAGTTATTAGAATGAACAAGGCTCAGTTAATTAGCTGGAGTTTCTCAGAGTGTGTATAAATAGTAAGCACACAGCAAAGTTGGGAAACAGACACAATTTACAAAAGAACAAGGTTAAGTCCCTAGGAACTGTGGAGGTGGGTGCATTTGGTAAcatgcctgaggacctgagttcagctttcCGGCAGTTCCACAAAACCCAGGTGTGGTGCAGATCTGTAACCATAGCacgagggagagagggaaagagtcaGCTAGACTCCTGGAAGCCCAGTGGTCAGCCCAGCCGAGGCAGTGAGCTTCAATTCAGGGAGAGACTGGTCTCCATGAATaagacatgcactcatgcacagagtcacacaaacatgaataaacacagatacacacatagacacacacacacacacacacacacacacacacacacacacacacacacatacacacacacactacttaggggccagggagatagctcagttggtaaacaGCACTGGCTGCACCATCCTGATGATTtgagctcagtccccagcacccacatggcagaagggaAGAACTAACTCCTACACGTTGTCCTCTGTAGTCAAACTGAGGTACATATGCACAGCCCTCCTTCCCCCAAGTAAGCAAAAATAACCAAGCAAAAGTTGGGGATATGACTTACCAGTAGAACTGGGTTTCATCCCCAGTACtagaaaacaaaggggaaaaagacattttggcttggtaagatggctcagtgagtaaaagtacTTGTCACACAAGcgtggcaacctgagttcaatgttTGGAGCCTGTGTGCAGGTGGAAGGCGAGAACCAGCTCCACAaacttgttctctgacttctgtgCATACacatcatgcatacacacaataaatttttttttttccggagctgggaaccgaacccagcgccttgcgcttgctaggcaagcgttctaccactgagctaaatccccaacccccacaataaATTTTTTAATGCATCTTAGGGGCGTGGGGTTACAGCTCAGTTTGTAGAATGTTTGCTTACTATCCATGAAGCCCAGAGTTGAGTTTCCCGTATTGTTTGCACCAAGTGTGGTGGCTCCTGCTAGCGATCTCAGGAGTTAGAGCtagaggattaagagttcaaagtcgggggctggagagatggctcagtggttaagagcactgactgctcttccagaggtcatgagttcaattcccagcaaccacatggtggctcacaaccatctgtaatgggattcgatgccctcttctggtgtgtgtgaagacagcaagatacataaaataaataaattaattaaaaaaaaaagttcaaagtcagctgggtgttggtggtacaggcctttagccccagcatttgggaggcagaggcaggcagatttctgagttccaggccagcctgatctacagagtaagttccaagataaccagggctacacagaaaaaccctgtctcaaaaagaacaaagcaaaacaaaaatagagTTCAGAACCACCCTGGGTTCTATAGGGAGTTGAAGACCAGCATGTGCTCCCTGAGGCTATCTCATAGGATGACGATGGGGAGGTGCGTCTTAGTGAAATCAAGCAAATTATATCAGAGTACAGGGCCTGGTCTAGGCCTTCCTTAGTGTTCGTCTTTCCAGAGGGTTGAAGAATTTGTGTCTGGTTGTGAGCAGGGGATTTGTTTTAAAagtccattttttttgtttttcagctaATTGTAAAGTCTGCTTCGTGGCACTTGTCCAGTCTTTCAGCCATTACAATATTGTGGGACAGAAACTGGTAAGTGTTCCAGTCCTCTGTGGTGACATCCCTTCAAAGGAGCATGGGCCAGGGccaggcttttctttttcttttcttcccttctttttttttggggggggttgttttgtttttttgtttgtttttggtgttgtttttgcttttttgttttttcaagacaagagtttctctgtgtaatcttggctgtcttagaactcactcgaactcagagatccacctgcttctgtttcctgagggctgggattaaaggtgtgtggcaccattGCCGGGCTGAGGCTGGACTTTTCTGTCTGCGTTATGGAGAATCGAACAGAGGAAGGACTGAGGATATCTTGGGACCCTGAACTCCTTATCCAAAGGATTAAAGCAGAATCTGGGCATGTTTTACTGAAAACATATAAAACCAGGTCTAGGGTTTGTAGTCCTCTGTGATCCAGACCCTTCTCCGGATCGTGGCCAGTTCAGGGTTTCTTGCCTAGCTGAGTATGTTTTCACACCACTGGCTCAACCTCTCATCCCAGCaccaggagggagaggcaggagaacaCAAGATCAGGGTTGGGACTGccgaggtggctcagtggttagtgtTGAGAGGATCGGGTTCCCAGCACCTGGGTCAGGCAGCTTCCAACCTTCCGACCTTCCAAGGCAGCTGCACTTGCATGTAGAGACACTTGTACATCattgaaaagtaaaaataatcccagcactcaggaagcagagacaggcagacctctgtgagctcgaggccagtctggtctacaaatctagttctagaacagctagggatacacagagaatctCTGTCTTGCggaaaaaaaaaggtcaaggtCATCTTCTACTGCATTTTGTGTCGAGACCTTCTTGGGAGGACACCCAAGTCTTGTCGCAAATATCTGAAAGCAgagtgggaagagacaggaacaCTTCGGCAGGGTTTGGAATATGTCTTACCGTCTTATTAGCCAGTATGTAGTTCCTCTGAAAGGTTCCCCATGCCCCACAGGGCACAGCACTTCACTCTGCTTTTTGTCTCATCCAGGGCGTCAGCTTGACCGCAGCGCGGGAGCGAGGGCAGCTTGTGTTCCTGGAGGGCCTCAAGTCCTCCGTGGAAGTCCTCTTCCACTCTCAGGAGGAGCCTCACCCCCTGCAGTTTCTCAGGTCCGAACTgtagagctgggggtgggggcagacaGGGCTGCTGGGTTGTGTCAGAGGCGGAGGTGGCTTCAGGAATCAGACCCATCCCCTGTGTTCCTATGTGTCACACAGCCCTTGGCTGCCAACATgaagcccatggtgggtggtggtccccagagctgaggaaagCATAGTTTGCTGGGAGGATAGCACAGGGAAGTGCTCTGCTGTTTCTCTGATGGCTCCCTCGTGTACCTACCTTAGCTCTTTCTTGCCCTCATTTAGAAACTAAGGGTTATGGGCTGGtgacctgtttgtttgtttgttttaattttattggaaTGTAGCCATATTTGTTTATCCTTGTTTGTCTCTGGATATTTGACTTTATGGTGACAGACTCGGTAGTTGGAGCAGGGGAAGAGATGGCCTGTAGGCCTAAATATCTCTTGCCTCACTCTttagcagcagcaacaggagaCGACTGCAGGTCTGAGACTGGCTATGCTGTGCGTCTCCCCCTTTCTGAACATCAGCCCCTCATggcttctgttctttctctttcacaaAGGAGTCCATGACACAGCCGTCCCCACTACCCTGCTTTTTCAGATGTGCCCTTTTGCCGTGGCTAGAATGTCTGGGTGTGTGACATATTCCGTAGCACCCTACCTTGGTTTTATCATTTGACTGCAGGGACTGGTTACACCTGATCCCAGCGTGTCTGGAAGTCCTCCACTGCCGAGGGAGGAGGAGGTTGCCCTGGGCGCTGTGCTCCTCTCCCCCTCACTTTGCTGGGAAAGGACAGCTTGCAACATCCCCAGGGAAGGTGGGCGTGGGTGGGTCATCGTGTGTCAGAGATACGTCAGTTCTGTGTGTATACCAGCAACCCATAGGCCACACCCCTCACCAAGATGCTCCAATTGCTGCTAACTTCCTCTGGCAGGTCAGGATCTGCTGGGGAGGCCTCTCTCGCTTGCACATTCTGACTTGTCTAGGTGCCACAGCTCTTGGATTGAGAAGCtgtatagttctctttcttttctcattattactattttatatctccattttgagacagtctcactgccttcccaggctggcctcttgctttctattctcctgcttctgtgataGTTGGGACTATAGGTATGGACCACCATGCCAGGTCTTTATAATGTCTCTTCAGAGACCCAAGGCTTGTACAATTTTTGTAGCCCATAAATTTTACCTTAGTACCTAGTAGGCCTTAGAAAATACTTGGATTGGAGTAAAGTAAGATTTacttgtgcgtgcatgtgtgcctttgtgtgtgtgtgcgtgtgtgtgttcttttccaGATTGCCAAAGACTGTCAGTCATACAGTTCTTTGCCTTCTCCAGTCTCTCTTGGTGCTCCTTTGTCCCAGATAAACATTTGCAGAGCTGGGcacggtggtacatgcctgtaatcctagcactcgggagtaGAAAGGATGggatgaattccaggtcagctctAAAGTGTCACACTTGAACAGGAGAGAAGAGCTGGGACTGTAGCTTCAGTTGATAGTGTTTGCCTAGTGTGCATGAAGCCCTGTGTTTGTTTGACACCCAGCACTCTGTCAAGCCAGCTGTCCTGTATGCTAGGGAGCCCTTAGGATgtggaagcagaaagatcagaaaatcaaggtcacccttgactacatactgagttcaaggcccggAGTTCATGAGACACTGACTCAGAGGAAAACATTCCTCCCATGGTTGTAGAGTGTGACTGACAAAAGCTTTGGTGACTTTCCCCTGCGTTTCTAGGGAGGCTGGTGCAGGGAACCTACAGTCGCTGTATACGTTTATACAGGACACCCTGAAGCCCGCGGACAGTGGGGAGTCGCCATGGAAGTGCCCAGTCCTGTTGGTGGACAACCTCAGTGTGCTGCTGAGCCTGGGTGTGGGGGCAGTTGCCGTGCTGGATTTCATGCAGTACTGCAGGGCCACGGTGTGCTGCGAACTGAAGGTACCGAGGGACCGCCATGGTCGCTGAGAACCCAGACTCGTGTGCTCTGCCTTCTCTGTCTGTTTGCTTTGAGTTTAGCTGTCCTCTGGTAGACGCAGAAATTCTTCATTCCACCCATTCTGCTTTTACCCTACTTGGCAATGCTAAATAATAAAGCTCTCAAAGTTAAAGGTTTGACTAGCACCGTGGGACAGTGCCATAGTCCCCGCCTGCCTGTGAGCTCTGTGGGTTCCTTGGTGAGTCTTGAAGATTAACTAAAGTCATGACTCATAACagctttatgttttctttccttgtgggTGAAAGTTCTGGGGATTGAAAAGTAGGGCCAgggttgtagctcagttggtaacaTCCTTGTGTAGCGGATTGTCCTCACCTGTCTGTTACTCGGGACATTGTGGAAGAAGGgttgtgagtttaaagccaggcAAAAGTGCTTAGCTgcacaagtctgatgacctgagtgtgACCCCACAACCCAcacaaaggtgaaaggagaggacACGTGACAGGATTATCTCTGACCTCACAGCGCTGCGTGCTTGCACGGGCACCCTCTCACATCTGCCTAcccaagttaatttaaaaaaaaaaaagaattaagagagCAAAACAACTGAGAGTCTGAACATGGCAGCGTGAGCTCAGAATCCTCAGAGtccaagtctgaggccagcctgggccacagagcTCCAAGCCAGCACAGTCTATGTAGCAAGAGctgtcaaagaacaaaacaagacaTTGAGTGGAGTGAGCTGGCTGTCTCCTGCGGCACCTGGGTTAGCACACGGGCTATAGACATTGTGCGGAGAGGCCAGACTCCGTGCAGAGTACTGGTAGAGAGGAGTGAGATGAATTCGCAAGAGTGTGACCAATTGTGAAACCCGCAGGCACAGGCTTCCCTGGAAGCCGTGGTCAAAGGACCGCTGCGATCTTCTTGTCTACGGTCACAGGACCAGGATCCAGAGAGAGGgaccagggagggagagagtgagggacAGGGAGACTTGAGAGCCCCCATAGAAGGGCAGGAGGCTTGGAGACCACCTATTTGgcaagactggctggccagtatgCTCCAGGGATTCCCTTCTCCGTGTACCTAAGGCTGCACAGTGCTGTGGTCACATGTGCCCTGCTGAGACTAGCTTGCTTTCGTGAGGTGGgttctgtgtagtccaggctgactttgaacttgctaAGTAGCTAAGGGTGACCTTGCACCTCTGGTCTTCTTTGTCCACCTCCCAAGCTCTAAAGTCACAGATTTGTACGTCACACTGACCTCGTCTatccttttgaatttttttttaaagattttgttatttgcttgtttgtttgtttgtttacttagttttttgagacaatttCTTTCTGTACCCTTGGCTGTCCTAtaacttgctctatagactagactggcctcaaactcagggagatcaacctgcctctgcctccccagtgttaggattataggcatacacCTCTATGGCCTGTCCTAAGAtccttttggtatttttttttttaaagatttatttatttattatatataagtacactgtagctgtcctcagacacaccagaagagggcatcagatctcattacagatggttgtgagccaccatgtggttgctgggatttgaactcagaacctctggaagaacagtcagtgctcttaatcactgagccatctctccagccctcttttactttttaattacatGTTGTATAGGTGATTTTGAAGGCCAGAACAGATCATtggattccttggagctggagttgcatgCCTTTGTAAGCTGTCTGACATGTATGTtcagaactgaacctaggtcctctgcaagagcagttatATACTCTcatctgctgagccatgtctAGCCCTCATATCTTAACTTAAAAATTCCTTTTGTATACTAGTAtcttggtgcccatggaggctggAAGAGAGCACTAGATCCCCTGGGACTTGAGCCACAGACATCTATGGACCTCCTTGTGGCTTCTgtgaatcgaacctgggtcctctggaaaagcaattagtgctcttttttttttttttttttttcggagctgggaaccgaacccagggccttgcgcttggtaagcaagcgctctaccactgagctaaatctccaaccccgcaattagtgttcttaactactgaaccatccctccagctgccaccaccaccactccctttttaatgttttttttttttttcttcttctttttttttttttttttccggagctgaggaccgaacccagggccttgcgcttggtaagcaagcgctctaccactgagctaaatccccaacacccacactccctttttaagacaaggtcttaccgggttggggatttagctcagtggtaaagtgcttgcctaggaagcgcaaggccctgggttcggtccccagctccggaaaaaaaagaaccaaaaaaaaaaaaaaaaagacaaggtcttactatatagccctggctatcctagaaactcactgtgtataccaggctgcttctgtttcctgagtactaggatAAAAGGTGTGTACTCCTTACCTAGGTCACGTCTGCCTCTGTATGAGGGGGTTAGGGGTCCTGTGGGCTCCACCTCAGGTCACTGTGCTTTCGCAAGAAGCACTTTACTACTGAGCCGCTTCTCAACCTctcatttttagtttttagttttcaGCAgtctggggaattgaactcaggaccttgtatATGCTGAACACATGCTCAATTAAGCTGTACCTCTAATGCCAACATTTCACTTTCCCCTCTATGGTTCCAAGGATCAAATCTAGGGCCTCAAGATTGTTAGGCAAGTACTGTGCCACTGAACTGTATGCCCCACGATGCCACATTTTGGTGAGGTAGACTGTCCATTAGTGTTTGGTTAATTTTGTTTGGCCGCCAGATCTCAGGTCAGCGTGtcctccctgtctctcctttGAGATTTCCCTGCCCCATGCCTCTCTCTGCTTGACTTGTCACCTTAGATTATCTATGTTGACTGAATAGTGCCTGGCAGAATGGTGgcaattaaatgaaaaaatatatctttttctcacgaggcagggcttctctgtgtagccctaattgtctgtagatcaggctggcctcgaactcagatccacctgtctctgcctcctgagtgctgggattaaaggtgtgtgccaccactgtccagctaAATGAAAATTTAGAGATATTTAATTTGGTAGTGGGTACATGGAAATGCCACAGACAATTTTCAGGAGTCTTCTCTGTCCTACTGTTCTGTGAGGTCCGGGGATTGACTCAGATCATCAGGATTGgtgacaagtgcttttacccactgagctgtcttgctAGCCCCTGGTGGCATGCTACTCAGGAATAGACATGGAGTGCCTAGGACGGGGTTGGTTTTAGATGAATTGGGTTGGACGAGTAGTTTGGACTTGCAAGTGAAAATATGCAGTAGCTGATTGGAATTAGGGTCCTGGAGCCCCCTAGGGCTCTGTCTTATGAAGAAGCTCTTATAAGAGCAGCAGGGAGGGTGATCTGGGGGGATACACAGATATGGCTATGGAGACACAGGAAGCCTGGTGTTCTCTGACCTTGGGTATCCATGTTAAAGACGAGGTTTCTTTCTTGTGTATGATGCAGGGAAATGTGGTAGCCCTCGTGCACGACACTGAAGGTGCTGAGGATGAAGAGAATAACATCCTACTGAATGGCCTCAGTCATCAAAGTCACCTGATCCTGCGGACTCAGGGCCTGGCCACCGGATTCTGCAAGGACGTGCATGGGCAGGTGGGTAGGTGCACAGGCTGAACGGGGCGCTGCCGTGGGGAGAAGGCAGATCCTGGATGTCCTGAGTTTAATGCATGTGAAGTCACCAGGTAGCATAGAGACTCCTGGAGCAGGAAGTAGTTTTTCCTGTGGTCTGATTTGTGAATGTTAGGGTCCAAGAATCGTTGTCGGAAGACCCCAGACTTAAAGAGTGCAAAGGCAAAGAGAGTTTATCCGGCAGAGATTACCAAACCCTAGTACTCAAGAGTAAAACtaagcagagagggaggagggaagcgGGGGACTTTTTCTACCTTTACTTTCCTATGAGAAGCAAGAAGTACAGCTGCCCTAATGGAGGGCCAAGGCTTGATAACGGTTGCCCCTGGTAATGTTTATTGTAGAAGTTGGTCTCATTACCGTATGACACGTTTGTCTGAGCTATTGTAGAAGCCGCAGTGGAAAGTGACCAGGAGACCCAGTCGGATTCACAGTGGAGCGGGTACTTGGTGGACgcctcttccttaatatctctctctctctctctctctctctctctctctctctctctctctctctctctctctcgcactgCAGCTGAGCATTCTCTGGAGGAGGTCGTCGCAGCCCACAGCCCAGCGGGCTCGAAGTCTCACTTACCAATACAAGATACAGGATAAGAATGTGTCCTTTTTTGCCAAAGGAATGTCTCGTGCTGTTCTGTGACCTAATTCCGGACAACCGAAGTGACTTTGGACAGCTGTGGGTGTGGAAGATAAAGCACCCGGTGGAATGCGCCCTCAGACCTTTGACTCACTCTTCAGGCTTCACCACAGCAGCCGTGACCCGGGACGATGGTGCTGTGAGCACCTGCTTTGTCCCCAGGGCTCTGCTCAGGAAACACAGTGAGGAACTGCGTGAGGCTCCTGCTGAGAGAGACTGCATGGTGAACCCCAGCAGAGCGGTCCTTTGGGGCATCCCATGTGACTTCGGCCTTACCTGCCTATTTTTGGAGGTTGTGACATTGAGAGCCACACTGTGGGCAGAAGGAGGCAGTCAGGAAGTTGCCTGAATGGCAGCCATACTGGCTGACGGCTAGGACCATGATGGGTGGAATAAAGAAGGTTCCCACAGCAGGCTTCCTGgaggttgttttttttaatgtttcatttcCCTTTTACATAGGGACTTTCCCTTGAAGTTCAGTGAGGAGATGGACTTGGAAAAGAAAGTGAGGACATTCGAGGCTTAGAACAGGCTAAGGATAATTGAACTGGAGCTGGACTCCAAAGCCATACCTGCCGGCCCACGTTCACGGAGTCCAGGGGCAGGCAGGtgtccccacccctcacccactGAAGGTGTAaacctgcttctgtttctgcagCTTGGCCTGTATGCTGGAGTCCTAGCCAACAAGAGCATGGCTCTGGGGCCTTGAATAAGGGTCTGGCCTTAAGAAGAACAGGGAAGTGTCTTTGCTGCCTGGTTAGAGGGACCTTGGCGAGCTACTGGTAATGCTCCTTTGAAGACATTGGAGACAGCAGGAGGCAGTTCTTGGAACcaatgttgtgtgcatgtgttttggaGGGcagtttgagacaaggtctcttgatgtagcccttgctggcttggaactcactatgtagatgaggctggcttgaagctcacagagattcccctgcctctgcctccagaatgctggtaTTAAAAGTCACAGTACCACATCTAGATAAGAGAAAGGAATATTTATCCCAGCATCTTAAGATGACCCCTGGTTACATCTAGCTCCTTAGTAAAGGTCACCTCAGAAGGAATACAAGGTGTGTTCTCTTAAAATTAGTGCCTCGTTTTCACATGGACATTATACCActaataaaactaaaaatttcATAGAtcgtgtgtgtgttcctgtattGAACTCACAGCTTTGCAcattaggcaagtgctctgtgaCTGAATTACACTCACAGTCTTTATATagttattaatttaaaaactagCTCAAAATAACattggaaaggagaaagaggtgtTTCCTTGCCCTGTGTGTTAGACGAGTGTTTCTCATAAAGCTGGTGTTGTGGTAAATGCCTTTAATCTGGAGGCAGAGTGAAGTAGagattatgagtttgaggccagcctggtctacagtaagttctaggccaaccagggctacagagtgtcTCAACCCATTTATTACATTtcctaattgtgtgtgtgtgtgtgtacatcatgtCACACATGGGGTGGTGGTCAGAGAACGTTGTTCAGGAgtcggttttctccttccatcttgTGGGTTTcaggaatccaaactcaggtcaccgAGCTTGGCAGTAAACACCCAATGAGCTATCTCTGTGGCCTCCCCTGCATTGGCCAGTTTGTTGTGGGTCCTgatgttctactgctgtgaagaaacaccatgaccaaggcatctcttataagagaaagcattttactGAGGGCTTGCTTGTAGTTTCGTTGGCTTATTCTGTTATTAtcatggagggagcatggtggcatacatgactctggagcagtggctgagagctgTATCTTAGTCCACAGGCAAAATGACAGGGAGGTGTGTGGGGGCCAGTAGAAGGGAGAGGGAtgtgaggagggggagagagagaggggagaggggagggcggGGTTAAgtgtttgaaacctcaaagctggtACCCCCCCGAGTGAACACTTctttcaacagggccacaccccctaatcttCAAATCCTTCAGACAGTcctactccctggtgaccaagcaagcaaatacatgagcctatggggccattctcattcaaaccaccacaggggagGGAAAGTAGGGGATGGTCAGGGGACACTGCCACTCCCAGCAAGATACCTGAGCTGCCTCCGAAGGCTATCACCAAAGCACCCCACCACTGCAGGTGAGGGCAGCTCTCAGACACAGACTCCCTCGTCACCCACAACTGCTGGACCTCTTGAGCAGGTGGAGAAATGGTGGAGAAACCCAGTAGTGCGGTTGGCTTGTCTCAAGTGGAAGTGGAGTGTTGTAGCAAGCAGGACCCCCTGCAATAATGCTCTGATTTTCAGGGGAAAAGTGCAGGGTCCTGGTGGCCAAAGAGAaagctgttttgttttccatgcaggatctcactatgtagcctaggctgccctTAAATGCATAGCAATCCTTTTACCCCAACCTCTTGACTCAAGTTCGGGGTTATAGATTTAGGCCAATGTTTACTTATTTCTCTTGGTTTTGAGGCAAGTTCTTTCTATGGAGTCATGGCTGGCTTTGAggtcactatgtagcccatgtTGGTCTCAAACCCTCAATCCTGTgtccagcctctttttttttttttcacaagatttatttatttattatacacactgttgctgtcttcagacacaccagaagagggcatcagatccctttacagatggttgtgagccaccatgtggttgctgggaattgaactcaggacctctggaagagcagtcagtgctcctaaccactgagccatccctccagctggTATCCAGCCTCTTGGATGCCAGGCTGAAAGTCTCCTGTCACTCAGCTCTGatcccatttgtttgtttattttcagtCTCACTGTGTCACCACGGTCAGTCTGGGATTCTATTTAGACCAGGCTAATTTCAAACTCACGgaggtccacctgtctctgcctcccagttgctgggattaaagtcatgtgcatACCCAGCTATGTAATCTAATGTGAGCGCCTAGTGCCAGCAGAGCCAGAAAAGGGGATTGAAGCCCCTGAAGCCGGAGTTGCAGATGGTCGTAAGCCATGGAGGAACCAAAACTGGGTCCTGTGCAGGAACAGCAAGTGCTGTTAATCACTCAGCTACCTTAGCAGCtcattttattactttaaaatagtttatctcaagctgggcatggtggcgcaaGCCGTTTGAGGCAAAGGTAGGCAGGTCTATTAGTTTTAGGCCAACATGATCTGCgtagtgagcttcaggccagccagagctacacagtgaaaccctgtgtcAGAAAACCAAAGCATATAGTGTAATCTCAAATAAATAGAAACTCAAAAGATTTCATTTTATCTGTAAGCGTCCATCTGTATGTGTGTCGTGTGCAGGTGACTGctaaagccagaagagggtgtttaaATCAccccctggagcaggagttactGTCAGCTGTTAGCAGCCTGATGTGGATGCTCTGACGGAAACTCAGGTCTGCTGTGAGAGCAGCACGAGCTCTTAACTCATGGTAAGGCATCTTCTAGCCCCTGATTCCAGCTATTTGAAATGTCCAGAAAGAACAGATCTATAGAGGCAGACAATGAATTAGTCATAGTTAGAGGCCGGGTGTGGGAAAACGGGGGTCGATTCATTTAGCCTCTCTAGACCTTACTTTCGTCATTTGAAAAGTTTCTATTTAATgagttcatttttttattaaacatttatttatttatgtatatgaatacactgtagctgtcttcagacccaccagaagagggcatcagatccctattacagatggttgtgagccaccatgtggtcactgggaattgaactcaggacctctggaagagcagtcagtgctcttaaccgctgagctatctctccagcccgaaatcacattattttatcttatgtatataggtgtttcacctccatgtatgtctgtacattcTGTGCATGCCTGATgcatcagaggccagaagagggcgttggatcccttGGTACTGGGTTTTGTCATGGTTATGAGCCAGCGTGTGGATGCTAGGaaatgaacct from Rattus norvegicus strain BN/NHsdMcwi chromosome 8, GRCr8, whole genome shotgun sequence includes:
- the Elp6 gene encoding elongator complex protein 6 isoform X1; the protein is MFPELNNLLSITPDRTEQGKLTLLCDAKTDGSFLVHHFLSFYLKANCKVCFVALVQSFSHYNIVGQKLGVSLTAARERGQLVFLEGLKSSVEVLFHSQEEPHPLQFLRTP
- the Elp6 gene encoding elongator complex protein 6 produces the protein MFPELNNLLSITPDRTEQGKLTLLCDAKTDGSFLVHHFLSFYLKANCKVCFVALVQSFSHYNIVGQKLGVSLTAARERGQLVFLEGLKSSVEVLFHSQEEPHPLQFLREAGAGNLQSLYTFIQDTLKPADSGESPWKCPVLLVDNLSVLLSLGVGAVAVLDFMQYCRATVCCELKGNVVALVHDTEGAEDEENNILLNGLSHQSHLILRTQGLATGFCKDVHGQLSILWRRSSQPTAQRARSLTYQYKIQDKNVSFFAKGMSRAVL